TGATCGAGAGAGACGATAAATTGATTGATAATGGAAGTTACCGCTATCCGGCATTAACTTTTGTAAGGAGGAAACCGAAATCATGATACCGTATTATGAAGAATTGAATGACGAAGAAAAAAATGCGGTCACGAAAGTGATCCGTACGTTGTTAAAACAGACATTTGTATTAGAAAGAAAATATGATAAAAAGAGCGGAAGACTTGTATACAATAAAGAATTTAGAACCATTGACCTGCATCAGGAATTTTTAAGAGAATATTTTAAGATTTCAGGAATCGAATTAAGAGAAAATCTGCATCTGGGAGTCTTTTATATTGAAGGAGAAACTTTGATCGGAGAGAAGATTTCCAGATTATCAACCATTTATCTTCTGATCTTAAAATTATTGTACGATGAACATATGGCAGAGGCTTCATCAAATACAAGTGTGTATACATCATTAGGAGAAATCCATGAAAAGATCAATGATTTCCATCTGATGAGAACCTTGCCATCCATCACTGAGATGCGTCGTTCCATCGCATTATTAAAGAAATATCAGATCATCGAACCACTCGATGTATTAGAAGAGTTAAATGACGAGACAAGAATGATGATCTATCCATGCGTGAATGTCGTGTTACTAGGAGATGACATCCGCAGATTGATCGAAAGTTTCAGCAAGGAGGAAGTAGACAGTGAGTTTGACGAAGACGAAGCAGCCATTTCTGGCATTATCGAAGATATGCCTGAATAACTGGCATTATATAGATCAGAAAGTATTAAGTTTCAACGATGGAATCAACTTTTTTACCGGACATTCTGGAAGTGGAAAGTCAACAGTGATCGATGCGATGCAGATCGTTTTATATGCGAATACAGATGGTCGTGGATTCTTTAATAAGGCGGCAGCAGACGATTCCGATCGAAATCTGATCGAATACCTGCGAGGAATGGTTGCGGTCGGAGAGAAAGATGAAGTTACTTATTTGAGAAATAAAAACTTCTCCACAACGATCGTTCTGGAATTTACACAGACAGAATCTGACGAAAAAGAATGTCTGGGAGTTGTATTTGATGTAGATACAGCAAGAAATGATACATCCAGATTATTTTTCTGGCACAAAGGCGGCATTTTAGAGAATGCTTACCGTACGGAAGAGCATGCGATGACAATTTCGGAACTCCGCAAATATATGCAGAAAAACTTCAAAAAAGAAGATTTCTATTTTGGAACAAGCAACGAGAGATTTAGAAAACAGATGTATGACATCTATCTTGGCGGTCTTGATATGGAGAAATTCCCAAGACTGTTTAAACGCGCGATCCCATTTAAAATGAATATCAAGCTCGAAGATTTTGTGAAAGAATACATCTGTATGGAGCAGGACATTCATATTGAAGATATGCAGGAAAGCGTGATGCAGTATGGAAGAATGCGTCAGAGAATCGAAGATACATTAAAGGAAGCAAAGAGCTTAGAAGAGATCAAAGAAAGTTTCGTTAAATTCAAGACCAAAAAAGAGGAACAGGATTATTGCCAGTACCGCATGAACAAACTGGATGTCCTGAAACTAAAATCAGATATTCATTTGTTACAACAAAAGATTGAAGATGGAGAAAAAGATCTAAAGACGCAGGAAGAGAATGAAACAGTTCTTGAGAAGAAACTAGAGAAACTCGCCAAAGAATACGATGCATTAGTAGCACAGATCGCAGGAAGTGGATACGACCAGATCGCAACAAGGAAAAAGGATGTTCAGGAGTTGTTAGGACAGTTAAATCATTCCGTACAGCGTTGGGAACAGACATCAAAAGATTTAAAAAAATGGTGTGATCTCGATATTACGCCAAATCAGGCAATCTGGGATATCGAGAAATTTGAACAGGGAGATATCACAGAAGATGATCTGAATCGATTAAAACATACATTGGATATCTTAAGAAAAGAAACTGAGGAAGAACGACAAGATAATGCGTCTGCACTAAGAGCCTTAAAGAAACAGGAGAAATCTATTTCTGATGAGTTGAAAGAACTGAAAAAGGGTAACAAAGCATATCCAAAAGAAGTTCTGGATGCAAGATATGAATTACAGACGAAATTAAGCGAAAAATGTGGTGATTTTGTAAAAGTAAATGTGCTTGCCGATCTGTTAGACATGAAAGATGAGAAATGGCATAAAGCGGTCGAAGGATATTTAGGATCGAATAAATTAACACTGATCGTGGAACCAAAATACGTCAAGGATGCCATGGAAATCTACCGTGATATGGATCAGAAGAAATACTGGAGAATTTCGATCGCAGACACACAAAAGATTGATAAGCAGGACATGAAGGTTGAGGGAAATGCATTGTCAGAAGAAGTTCTTGCAGAACAGTCTTATGTGAAAAAGCTGATAGAATCCTTGATCGGGCGTGTGATCAAATGTGAGACGATCGATGAATTAAGAAATTGCCGTACTGGTATCACACCAGATGGAATGCTTTATAAAAATTTCCAGTTAAAACGATTAGATCCAAAACAGTACACAAGAAATTCCTACATTGGAGACAACAGTTTACGCCACAGGATCAAAGAATTAGAGAAAGAAAAGGATAAGATCTTTGATAAAAAAGATCCATTAGAAAAAGAAGTTTTAAGTGCTGTTGTTATTTTAGACTATGAATATCTTCCACAGTCAGCCGAAGAATATTTAAAACAGCAAGAAACACTGGAACGTGCGAAAGAACGTCAGGAAGAATACGAAGATTTAGAAAATCAGCTGACAAAATTAAGAGAAGGTGCCTTAAAAGGTCTGGAAGAGGAAAGAGACCAGAACAGGTTAAAACAGGAAGATTGCAAACAAGAGATCAATGCAATGAAAGAAGCAATCTGGGCAACACAGAATGCATTAAAAGAATGCAGACAGCAGATCATTGACCAGAATGAAGCATTGATCCGTGCACAGAATGAATTACCGGAAAATGGAGAGTACGAGCAGCAGTTTGCACAAGAGATCGAGAAGACAGACACAGAAGACTATGAACGTCTCAAAAAACGTGCAGCAAGGAAATACTATGATGCCGGAACGAAGAAGGAAGAAGAATATAGAAAGCTTGTGGAAGTCAGAACTGCATATTTAAGGGAATATCCGAACCGCACATTCTCAGCAGTAGATGAGAATAATGATGTGTATGACAAGCTTTATAAGGAATTATCATCTGATCACATGGAAATGTATCGTGAAAAAGCTGCAAAACAGGCCAAAACAGCAATGGAACATTTCAAAGATGACTTTGTATACAAGATTCGAAGCGCGATCAGGGAAGCTTATCAGCGCAGGGATGAATTAAACCGCATGATCAGTGGACTCGACTTTGGGAAAGACAAATATCAATTTAAGATCACAAGAAATACAGGAGCCGATGGAAAATATTATCCAATGTTTATGGATGATTCTCTGAATATCGATCCATCTGTCTTAAATACAACGATGGATGACCAGATGAATCTCTTCTCTATGGAACATGAGAATAAATACGGGGAACTGATGAATGAATTGATCG
The sequence above is drawn from the Anaerostipes hadrus ATCC 29173 = JCM 17467 genome and encodes:
- a CDS encoding DUF4194 domain-containing protein; this translates as MIPYYEELNDEEKNAVTKVIRTLLKQTFVLERKYDKKSGRLVYNKEFRTIDLHQEFLREYFKISGIELRENLHLGVFYIEGETLIGEKISRLSTIYLLILKLLYDEHMAEASSNTSVYTSLGEIHEKINDFHLMRTLPSITEMRRSIALLKKYQIIEPLDVLEELNDETRMMIYPCVNVVLLGDDIRRLIESFSKEEVDSEFDEDEAAISGIIEDMPE